From the Sphingomonas phyllosphaerae 5.2 genome, one window contains:
- a CDS encoding SDR family oxidoreductase — MPLTLKPLNEQTIVITGASSGIGLVTARMAAKAGAAVVLAARNEAALRDLAEEITTAGGRALVVPCDVGMQEDVQRVADEAVRAFGGFDTWVNNAGISIFGKTWDVPMADWRRMFDTVYWGTVYGSLVARRHLRVADKPGAIVNVGSFFGDRAPAVQSTYASAKFAVHGFTGAFREEIEHDGLPISVSLVHPGRIDTPYNEHAGNYMPMQPVHRGMIYPPEAVAEAILWCAAHPRRDMFVGAQAKAAAVLGLVAPRLTDKVMSIWSFTSHQSRERVSNGDHSRALFEAGYGGHERGTHEPHLLRSRSYYVKATKRPALTAAAMLGGGALALALARGRRKGEAAATIERGHDGGGVAGRGDGGDAEIVIEEVVVETTPAERPHADFVVA; from the coding sequence ATGCCGCTCACCCTGAAGCCGCTGAACGAACAGACGATCGTCATCACTGGTGCGAGCAGTGGCATCGGGCTGGTCACGGCGCGAATGGCCGCAAAGGCCGGTGCCGCGGTCGTGCTCGCCGCGCGGAACGAGGCAGCGCTGCGCGATCTGGCCGAAGAGATCACCACGGCCGGCGGCCGCGCACTGGTCGTGCCGTGCGACGTCGGCATGCAAGAGGACGTGCAGCGCGTCGCCGATGAGGCCGTGCGGGCATTCGGCGGCTTCGACACGTGGGTCAACAACGCCGGCATCTCGATCTTCGGCAAGACGTGGGATGTGCCGATGGCGGATTGGCGGCGCATGTTCGACACAGTTTATTGGGGCACGGTGTACGGGTCGCTCGTGGCGCGGCGCCACTTGCGCGTGGCGGACAAGCCGGGGGCGATCGTCAACGTCGGCAGTTTCTTCGGCGATCGCGCACCGGCCGTGCAGAGCACCTATGCATCGGCCAAGTTCGCGGTTCACGGTTTCACGGGGGCGTTCCGCGAGGAAATCGAACATGACGGGCTGCCGATCTCGGTATCGCTCGTCCATCCCGGCCGGATCGACACGCCCTATAACGAGCATGCGGGCAATTACATGCCGATGCAGCCCGTCCACCGCGGCATGATCTATCCGCCCGAAGCGGTGGCGGAGGCGATCCTGTGGTGCGCCGCACACCCCAGGCGCGACATGTTCGTCGGCGCGCAGGCAAAGGCAGCGGCGGTGCTTGGCCTCGTCGCGCCGCGGCTGACCGACAAGGTGATGTCGATATGGTCGTTCACCTCGCATCAGTCGCGCGAGCGGGTGTCGAACGGCGATCACAGCCGCGCGCTGTTCGAGGCGGGTTATGGCGGGCACGAGCGCGGCACGCACGAGCCGCATCTGCTCCGCTCGCGAAGCTATTACGTCAAGGCGACGAAGCGCCCGGCGCTGACCGCGGCAGCGATGCTGGGGGGTGGCGCGCTGGCGCTGGCATTGGCGCGCGGCAGGCGGAAGGGCGAAGCCGCGGCGACGATCGAGCGTGGTCACGACGGTGGCGGCGTCGCCGGGCGGGGTGACGGCGGCGATGCCGAGATCGTGATCGAGGAGGTCGTGGTGGAGACGACGCCGGCCGAGCGCCCGCACGCCGACTTCGTGGTCGCCTGA
- a CDS encoding FdhF/YdeP family oxidoreductase: protein MKKPEYKPYELPAGGWGSARSVGNILRREGVLASAPVALTRHNKVDGYQCNSCAWVKPANPLPLEYCENGVKAVAWELTAHRCTPEFFAKHTVTELRERDDYNLEQPGRLTHPLRYDASIDKYVPVSWGQAVEEISRELRAVEDKQRGTVFYSSGRLSNEASYLYQLFARAYGNNNLPDSSNMCHETTSVALPLSIGQAVGSVDLGDFAKTDCIMFFGQNPGSNSPRMLHPLQEASRRGVPIITYNPLRERGLERFLNPQSPTEMVTGKATRISSQYHQVKAGGDLAALTGICKAVLTMHDEAVAAGGEAVLDEAFIAEHTHGFDQFADWARGQDWDELERRSGLHRADMEATALVYARSRAAIAVYGMGLTQHRAGVETIRLLLNLLLMRGNIGREGAGICPVRGHSNVQGQRTMGVTEKPELFPLDRLGQQFGFQPPREPGYNTVETCEAVLRGDVKAFVMLGGNFARAIPDHSQMEPAWRKLRLTVNVITKLNRSALLPGEISYILPVIGRLETDETTAGPQVLSMEDTSGCIHGNRGLRTPASPHLISEIRLICELAQRVLAPNPRMRWDAYMNDYAEIRREIGETLPDTFWDYERRMWEPGGFQRPLPAKKREWHTDTGKANFVTPTALEEDLDMPAVGHDVLRLMTLRSNDQFNTTVYGYDDRFRGINNTRKVVLMNRFDIDRRGLKVGQAVTLRTVADDGVDRHLSGMIVVAYDIPIGCIGGYYPECNVLMPVWHYAAGSKTPAAKSIPVTVHSDGPEVLEPQLELGTV, encoded by the coding sequence TTGAAAAAGCCCGAGTACAAGCCGTATGAGCTCCCCGCAGGCGGCTGGGGCTCCGCTCGTTCGGTCGGCAATATCCTTCGCCGCGAAGGCGTGCTCGCCAGCGCGCCGGTCGCCCTGACCCGCCACAACAAGGTTGATGGTTATCAGTGTAACAGCTGCGCCTGGGTCAAACCAGCCAACCCCCTGCCGCTTGAATATTGCGAAAACGGCGTCAAGGCCGTGGCGTGGGAGCTTACGGCCCATCGCTGCACGCCCGAATTTTTCGCCAAACACACCGTCACCGAACTACGTGAGCGCGACGATTACAACCTTGAACAGCCCGGTCGGCTCACTCACCCGCTGCGCTATGATGCAAGTATCGACAAATATGTTCCGGTGTCGTGGGGGCAGGCAGTAGAGGAAATCTCCCGTGAGTTGCGGGCAGTGGAGGACAAGCAGCGGGGTACCGTCTTCTACAGCTCTGGTCGTTTGTCCAATGAAGCGAGCTACCTTTACCAGCTGTTCGCCCGGGCGTACGGCAACAACAATCTGCCTGACAGCTCGAACATGTGTCATGAAACTACCTCGGTGGCACTTCCGCTAAGCATCGGCCAGGCAGTCGGGTCGGTGGATCTGGGGGACTTCGCCAAAACCGACTGCATCATGTTCTTCGGGCAAAATCCTGGCAGCAATTCGCCGCGGATGCTGCACCCGCTTCAGGAGGCCAGCCGCCGGGGTGTGCCCATCATAACCTACAATCCGCTGCGTGAACGTGGGCTGGAGCGTTTCCTCAACCCGCAGTCTCCGACCGAGATGGTCACCGGCAAGGCGACGCGGATCAGCTCGCAATATCACCAGGTCAAGGCGGGCGGTGATCTCGCCGCGCTGACGGGCATCTGCAAGGCGGTGCTGACGATGCACGACGAGGCGGTCGCCGCCGGCGGCGAGGCCGTCCTCGACGAAGCGTTCATCGCCGAACATACGCATGGCTTCGATCAATTCGCCGACTGGGCACGCGGGCAGGACTGGGATGAACTGGAGCGCCGCTCCGGTCTCCACCGCGCGGACATGGAAGCGACTGCGCTGGTCTATGCGCGGTCCAGGGCGGCCATCGCCGTCTATGGCATGGGGCTGACGCAGCATCGGGCCGGCGTCGAGACGATCAGACTTCTCCTCAACCTCCTGCTGATGCGCGGCAACATCGGGCGGGAAGGTGCAGGTATCTGCCCGGTGCGGGGCCATTCCAACGTTCAGGGCCAAAGGACGATGGGAGTGACGGAAAAGCCCGAGCTGTTCCCGCTCGACCGGCTCGGACAGCAATTCGGGTTTCAGCCGCCGCGCGAACCGGGCTACAATACGGTCGAAACATGCGAGGCGGTACTTAGGGGCGACGTGAAGGCGTTCGTCATGCTGGGCGGAAACTTCGCTCGCGCCATCCCCGATCACAGCCAGATGGAGCCTGCCTGGCGCAAGTTGCGGTTGACGGTGAACGTCATCACGAAGCTCAATCGCAGTGCCCTGCTGCCGGGCGAGATCAGTTACATCCTCCCCGTCATCGGCCGCCTGGAGACAGATGAGACCACGGCCGGGCCGCAGGTGCTCTCGATGGAGGATACCTCGGGCTGCATACACGGCAATCGCGGGTTGCGCACGCCGGCATCGCCACACCTGATCAGCGAAATACGGCTGATATGCGAATTGGCGCAGCGAGTGCTCGCTCCCAATCCACGGATGCGGTGGGATGCCTACATGAACGATTATGCCGAAATCCGGCGGGAGATAGGCGAGACGCTCCCCGACACGTTCTGGGACTATGAGCGTCGCATGTGGGAACCTGGCGGCTTTCAACGGCCATTGCCGGCCAAGAAGCGCGAGTGGCATACCGATACGGGCAAAGCCAACTTCGTGACACCGACGGCGCTAGAGGAAGATCTGGATATGCCCGCCGTCGGTCACGACGTGCTGCGGTTGATGACGCTGCGAAGCAACGACCAGTTCAACACGACCGTCTACGGCTATGACGATCGCTTCCGTGGCATCAACAACACTCGCAAGGTGGTACTGATGAACCGCTTCGACATCGATCGGCGCGGCTTGAAGGTCGGGCAGGCGGTGACATTGAGAACGGTCGCCGACGACGGTGTTGATCGTCATCTGTCCGGCATGATCGTTGTTGCCTACGATATCCCGATCGGGTGCATCGGCGGATATTACCCTGAATGCAACGTGCTGATGCCGGTCTGGCACTATGCTGCGGGCAGCAAGACTCCGGCGGCCAAGTCGATCCCGGTCACCGTGCACTCGGACGGGCCGGAGGTTCTTGAGCCGCAACTCGAACTGGGCACGGTGTGA
- a CDS encoding cytochrome P450, with the protein MAQKVSRLSWIESVATLLQAGGPLFAKGIILRRPTIVRWLQASGLERLGVAALQRVRARHGSGPAILKLGVHDEAVLVAPDDVRRLLDETPVPFSPDTREKHATLAHFEPAGSLISRGPARQARRSLNDRVLESARPRHSLGARFDGIVAEEIAPLAAKDAVRFEEFRDTWFRMVRRCLFGDVARDDVALTRSLFQLRADANWAFLKPKRRVLRARFLSHVASYLHRPAADSLAARLAEMGEQGTRPEDQVGQWLFAFDAACIATFRTLMLLAATPEALRRVRADDDPGRPFLRACILESVRLWPTTPVILRESDTVTTWHGATIAAGTGFVVHVPFLHRDAERLTYADRFVPDIWLDGTAQRDTLVPFSGGPGQCPAKHLVLMMGGTALYTLVRDRRPTLSPDAALDVDRLPATLDPFMPSVLWRPD; encoded by the coding sequence ATGGCGCAAAAGGTCAGCCGGTTATCATGGATCGAGAGCGTCGCGACGTTGCTGCAGGCAGGCGGTCCATTGTTCGCCAAGGGCATCATCCTGCGCCGTCCGACGATCGTGCGCTGGCTACAGGCGAGCGGGCTGGAGCGACTGGGTGTCGCGGCGCTGCAGCGCGTGCGCGCGCGTCATGGTTCGGGGCCGGCGATCCTGAAACTCGGAGTTCATGACGAAGCCGTGCTCGTGGCGCCGGACGACGTGCGGCGCCTTCTCGACGAAACTCCCGTGCCGTTCTCACCGGACACCCGCGAAAAGCATGCGACGCTCGCACATTTCGAGCCGGCGGGATCGCTGATCTCGCGCGGCCCGGCGCGTCAGGCGCGGCGATCACTCAACGACCGGGTGCTGGAAAGCGCGCGTCCCCGTCACTCGCTCGGGGCGCGCTTCGACGGGATCGTCGCCGAGGAGATCGCACCGCTTGCCGCCAAGGACGCTGTGCGGTTCGAGGAATTTCGCGACACGTGGTTCAGAATGGTGCGTCGCTGCCTGTTCGGCGATGTTGCGCGCGACGATGTCGCATTGACGCGGTCGCTTTTCCAGCTCCGGGCCGATGCGAACTGGGCGTTCCTGAAGCCGAAGCGTCGCGTGCTGCGCGCCCGGTTTCTGTCGCACGTCGCCAGCTATCTGCATCGACCCGCTGCCGACAGCCTCGCGGCGCGGCTCGCCGAGATGGGGGAGCAGGGAACACGACCGGAAGATCAGGTCGGCCAATGGCTGTTCGCGTTCGATGCGGCTTGCATCGCGACGTTCCGTACGCTGATGCTGCTTGCGGCCACTCCGGAAGCATTGCGCCGGGTCCGTGCGGACGACGATCCCGGGCGTCCGTTTCTGCGCGCCTGTATCCTCGAATCGGTGCGGCTGTGGCCGACGACGCCGGTGATCCTGCGCGAGAGCGACACGGTGACGACCTGGCATGGCGCGACGATCGCCGCTGGTACCGGCTTCGTGGTGCATGTGCCCTTCCTGCACCGGGACGCCGAGCGGCTGACCTATGCCGACCGCTTCGTACCCGACATCTGGCTGGACGGCACTGCGCAGCGCGATACGCTGGTGCCGTTCAGCGGTGGCCCGGGACAATGCCCCGCGAAGCACCTCGTGCTGATGATGGGAGGTACGGCGCTCTACACGTTGGTGCGTGATCGTCGCCCGACGCTATCCCCCGACGCTGCGCTGGATGTCGACCGCCTGCCGGCAACGCTCGATCCGTTTATGCCGTCTGTTCTTTGGCGCCCGGATTAG